The Candidatus Zixiibacteriota bacterium genome includes a window with the following:
- a CDS encoding RNA polymerase sigma factor: protein MEAEDEQEFTGRAKAGDRSAFDQLVRLNKDKMFALTYRMTGDREAALDLMQDTFFAAFKEMGGFRREANFSSWLYRIAANKTLNYLRRKKLVSHIPLAGANEPSYDMPDLAGSGELSRAIRSGMNSLPPKQKLVFNLRFYEQLPFAEIAAIMNKNESTVKTHYQKAVNKLREMLQDYK from the coding sequence ATGGAAGCAGAAGATGAACAAGAATTCACGGGTAGAGCAAAGGCGGGTGACCGTAGCGCCTTTGACCAGTTAGTGAGGCTCAATAAAGACAAAATGTTCGCTCTAACTTACAGAATGACCGGAGATCGCGAGGCTGCCCTCGATTTGATGCAGGATACTTTTTTTGCCGCTTTCAAAGAGATGGGAGGCTTTCGTCGCGAGGCCAATTTCTCCAGTTGGCTTTATCGCATTGCGGCCAATAAAACCTTGAACTACCTGCGGCGTAAGAAGTTAGTATCCCATATTCCTCTGGCTGGCGCTAATGAGCCGTCTTATGATATGCCGGATCTGGCTGGTTCCGGTGAGCTGAGCCGGGCGATCCGGTCCGGAATGAACTCGCTTCCCCCAAAGCAGAAACTGGTTTTCAATCTTCGTTTTTACGAGCAGCTTCCCTTTGCAGAAATTGCAGCCATAATGAATAAGAATGAATCAACGGTGAAAACTCATTATCAAAAAGCAGTGAATAAGCTTAGAGAAATGCTTCAGGATTACAAGTAA
- a CDS encoding rod shape-determining protein, whose translation MAFFDFISNDVGIDLGTANTLVFVRGQGIVLNEPSVVAVEKSTGKVLAVGSAAKEMLGRTPGEIAAIRPLKDGVIADFEISEKLLSDFIRRVVKHKYLMKPRIVISVPSGITEVEKRAVRDSAENAGAREVFLLQEPMAAAIGVGLPVDQPSGIMVIDVGGGTSEIAVIALNGIVNNISVRIAGDEMNDAIIMYLKKNYNLLIGELTAEEIKIKIGSAFPLEKELSQEVKGRDLVAGVPKTLKLSSVQVREALVEPIERIVEAVRQSLERTPPELASDILDRGIILTGGGALLRGLDRRLRQETNLPVHIADDPLTCVVRGTGKVLENMQQYSKVLIKSRRD comes from the coding sequence TTGGCCTTCTTTGATTTTATCTCAAATGATGTCGGAATCGACTTAGGAACTGCCAATACTCTCGTATTTGTCCGCGGGCAGGGGATAGTCCTTAATGAACCATCGGTGGTGGCGGTGGAGAAATCCACCGGCAAAGTGCTGGCAGTCGGTTCGGCGGCCAAAGAGATGCTGGGGCGCACCCCCGGTGAAATCGCCGCCATAAGACCGCTTAAAGACGGTGTCATAGCCGATTTTGAAATTTCCGAAAAACTTCTGTCCGATTTTATCCGGCGGGTCGTCAAACACAAATATTTGATGAAGCCGCGGATTGTGATTTCGGTTCCTTCGGGTATCACGGAAGTCGAAAAGCGGGCGGTGCGCGACTCGGCCGAGAATGCCGGCGCCCGCGAGGTTTTTCTGCTTCAGGAGCCGATGGCGGCGGCCATTGGAGTCGGTCTGCCGGTCGACCAACCCTCGGGAATAATGGTTATTGATGTCGGCGGCGGGACATCTGAAATAGCGGTTATCGCCTTGAATGGAATAGTCAACAATATCTCGGTGCGTATTGCCGGTGATGAGATGAACGACGCCATTATCATGTATCTCAAGAAAAATTATAACCTTCTGATTGGGGAATTGACGGCGGAGGAAATAAAGATCAAAATTGGTTCAGCTTTTCCTCTGGAGAAGGAACTTTCGCAGGAGGTTAAGGGGCGCGATCTGGTGGCCGGGGTGCCGAAGACTCTGAAGCTTTCTTCGGTACAGGTACGTGAGGCGCTGGTCGAGCCGATTGAAAGAATCGTCGAGGCGGTGCGGCAATCACTCGAAAGAACCCCTCCCGAGCTCGCCTCGGATATCCTTGACCGCGGCATAATTCTGACCGGTGGCGGCGCGCTTCTGCGCGGCCTCGACCGTCGGCTTCGTCAGGAAACTAATCTTCCAGTCCATATAGCCGATGACCCATTAACCTGCGTGGTCCGGGGAACCGGCAAAGTGCTCGAAAATATGCAGCAATACTCAAAAGTGCTGATAAAGAGCCGCCGCGACTAA